One window of the Lytechinus variegatus isolate NC3 chromosome 3, Lvar_3.0, whole genome shotgun sequence genome contains the following:
- the LOC121411745 gene encoding methionine aminopeptidase 2-like, with protein sequence MAAVVDAVPEPKACEMNETGVAKDEIEEVDPADPQASEGKKKRRRKKKKNTGEGNEGSAVNGEIEKLTEDLKNQKMEEKQPNGEANIPDDGEDKEEDGAGGEGGAEGGKKKRKRKKKKAGGGEGGENQGAEKGNSSQAKSNKQTDPPTVPISELFSGGPYPVGQEVVHPDVDGQSAQWRVTNEEKKALDRLQNDVYNDLRQAAEAHRQVRKYVQSFIKPGLTMIDICERLETASRKLINESGLKAGLAFPTGCSRNHCAAHYTPNAGDPTVLEYDDVCKIDFGTHINGRIIDCAFTVTFNPRYDQLLAAVKDATNTGIKEAGIDVRLCDVGERIQEVMESYEVELDGKTYQVKPIRNLNGHSIGQYRIHAGKTVPIVKGGEATRMEENEFYAIETFGSTGKGFVRDDMECSHYMKNFEVGHVPLRMQRSKALLKTINNNFGTLAFCRRWLDRLGETKYLMALKNLCDTGLVDPYPPLCDAKGCYTAQFEHTIMLRPTYKEVVSRGDDY encoded by the exons GTGAGGGCAATGAAGGAAGTGCAGTGAATGGGGAGATAGAGAAATTGACAGAAGATCTGAAAAATCAAAAGATGGAGGAGAAACAGCCCAATG GAGAAGCAAACATCCCGGACGATGGAGAGGACAAGGAGGAGGATGGAGCCGGTGGGGAGGGTGGAGcagaaggaggaaagaagaaaagaaaaaggaaaaagaagaaggcagGTGGTGGTGAAGGAGGAGAGAATCAAGGTGCTGAAAAGGGCAATAGTTCACAAG CAAAGAGCAATAAGCAGACGGACCCGCCCACTGTGCCGATATCAGAACTGTTCTCTGGAGGACCTTACCCAGTCGGACAGGAAGTGGTTCACCCAGATGTTGATGG GCAATCAGCACAATGGAGGGTcacaaatgaagaaaagaaggcATTGGACAGATTACAGAATGATGTGTACAATGATCTGAGGCAGGCTGCAGAGGCACACAGACAAGTTAGGAAATATGTACAGAGTTTCATCAAACCAGGCCTAACAATGATAGATATATG CGAGCGATTAGAAACTGCTTCTAGGAAACTGATCAATGAGAGTGGCTTGAAGGCAGGTCTAGCATTCCCTACAGGGTGTTCCAGAAATCACTGTGCTGCCCACTATACACCCAATGCTGGTGATCCTACAGTGCTAGAGTATGATGATGTCTGCAAGATTGACTTTGGCACTCACATAAATG GTCGGATTATTGACTGTGCCTTCACAGTCACATTCAACCCAAGGTACGATCAATTGCTGGCAGCCGTTAAGGATGCAACAAATACAGGCATCAAG GAAGCTGGAATCGATGTGAGATTATGTGACGTTGGTGAGAGGATACAGGAGGTGATGGAATCCTATGAAGTGGAGTTGGATGGCAAGACGTACCAGGTGAAGCCCATCCGCAATCTCAACGGACATTCCATCGGACAGTACAGGATACACGCTGGAAAGACAGTACCCATTGTCAAGGGAGGAGAGGCAACTAGGATGGAg GAGAATGAGTTCTACGCAATAGAAACATTTGGAAGTACGGGTAAAGGATTTGTGAGAGACGACATGGAATGTTCTCACTATATGAAAAACTTTGAAGTTGGCCATGTTCCTCTAAG GATGCAAAGATCTAAGGCCCTTCTAAAGACTATTAATAATAACTTTGGGACGTTAGCCTTCTGTCGTCGATGGCTCGACAGACTAGGTGAAACCAAGTACTTGATGGCTCTCAAGAATCTATGTGACACAG GCTTGGTTGACCCTTACCCACCCTTGTGTGATGCTAAAGGATGCTACACAGCCCAGTTTGAACACACCATCATGCTTCGACCAACATACAAGGAGGTGGTCAGTCGTGGTGATGACTACTAG